A region of Legionella donaldsonii DNA encodes the following proteins:
- the lolD gene encoding lipoprotein-releasing ABC transporter ATP-binding protein LolD encodes MSKIIFDCQNLRKTYHDGTASVDVLKGINFTINHGDRVAIVGPSGSGKSTLLHLLGGLDKPTAGQVLMQDVDWQTLSEKQRCKVRNHRLGFVYQFHHLLPEFTALENVAMPLLLAGKAIAGAQEEAEIILKQVGLAKRLSHKPSQLSGGERQRVAIARALVHQPQCVLADEPTGNLDHATATQVFDLMLQLNEKLNTALIIVTHDIQLAGKMDKIMTIQDGFLA; translated from the coding sequence ATGAGTAAAATAATTTTCGATTGCCAAAATCTGCGTAAAACCTATCATGATGGTACTGCCTCAGTCGACGTATTGAAGGGAATCAATTTTACTATTAATCATGGTGACAGAGTTGCGATTGTAGGACCCTCGGGTTCTGGTAAAAGTACGTTATTGCATTTATTGGGTGGTCTGGATAAACCGACTGCCGGCCAAGTCCTCATGCAGGATGTTGATTGGCAAACACTCTCTGAGAAACAGCGTTGTAAAGTGCGCAATCATCGTTTGGGTTTTGTTTATCAATTTCACCATTTATTACCTGAGTTTACTGCCTTGGAAAATGTGGCGATGCCTTTATTATTGGCGGGCAAAGCAATTGCTGGTGCTCAGGAAGAGGCAGAAATAATCCTGAAGCAGGTAGGGCTTGCCAAACGACTCAGTCATAAACCGTCGCAATTGTCTGGTGGTGAACGGCAACGCGTCGCAATTGCCAGAGCGTTGGTACATCAGCCACAATGTGTCTTGGCAGACGAGCCTACAGGCAATTTGGATCATGCGACTGCTACCCAGGTTTTTGATCTAATGCTGCAATTAAATGAGAAATTAAATACAGCTTTGATTATAGTAACACATGACATACAATTGGCGGGCAAGATGGATAAAATCATGACTATTCAAGATGGTTTTCTTGCTTAA
- a CDS encoding lipoprotein-releasing ABC transporter permease subunit, with protein MFKPLPLFIGLRYTRAKKRNHFVSFISLSSMLGIAIGVMVLITVLSVMNGFDEEIHKRFFSMAPEITVSGSNGKISDWPNLEKELKTFPGVKAIAPYVGGQGLLTHEGQVLPIVLTGVLPDQEEAVTHLQDKLLAGNVANLKNFGVILGRGLADNLGVMLGDKVTIMIPQATVTPAGMIPRFKRFTVVGVFSAGTGFNFDTKLAFINLQDAQKLLQLGNDVTGLKMKIDNIYKAPAMSDQLAEKLGEEYQIGNWTREFGAFFQAVKLEKTMMFLILLLIIAVAAFNLVSSLVMVVNDKQSEIAILRTIGATPSTILWVFIVQGMMVGFVGTLLGLLGGLLLASNATTIVNALQSFFNTQILSSNIYFVDYLPSKIMFSDLWQICAMAMLMSFVATIYPAWRASKTVIAEALHYE; from the coding sequence ATGTTTAAGCCACTACCACTTTTCATTGGGCTACGCTATACGCGGGCTAAAAAACGGAATCATTTTGTTTCCTTCATTTCTCTCAGCTCCATGCTTGGAATTGCTATTGGCGTTATGGTGCTTATTACCGTTTTATCAGTGATGAACGGGTTTGATGAAGAAATCCACAAGCGCTTTTTTAGTATGGCCCCGGAAATTACGGTTAGCGGCTCCAATGGTAAAATCAGTGATTGGCCCAATCTTGAGAAAGAGCTTAAAACATTTCCAGGTGTTAAGGCGATTGCACCCTATGTCGGCGGTCAGGGCTTGCTTACGCACGAGGGACAAGTTTTACCTATCGTATTAACCGGTGTTCTTCCCGATCAGGAAGAGGCAGTCACCCATCTTCAGGATAAATTACTGGCTGGTAATGTGGCTAACCTTAAAAATTTTGGCGTTATTCTTGGTCGTGGCCTGGCTGATAATCTGGGTGTTATGCTTGGAGACAAAGTCACTATTATGATTCCCCAGGCAACCGTGACGCCTGCGGGCATGATTCCACGTTTCAAACGTTTCACCGTGGTCGGGGTTTTTTCTGCTGGAACCGGGTTTAATTTTGATACGAAACTGGCTTTCATTAACCTGCAGGATGCCCAGAAATTGTTGCAACTGGGGAATGATGTCACTGGGCTGAAGATGAAAATAGATAATATTTACAAAGCGCCAGCCATGTCTGATCAATTAGCTGAGAAACTCGGTGAGGAATATCAGATCGGTAATTGGACCCGAGAGTTTGGTGCTTTTTTCCAGGCGGTGAAACTGGAAAAAACCATGATGTTTCTCATTTTATTATTAATTATTGCCGTAGCTGCTTTTAACCTTGTCTCTTCTCTGGTCATGGTCGTTAATGATAAGCAATCAGAAATTGCGATACTCAGGACTATTGGAGCGACTCCTTCCACCATCCTGTGGGTATTTATTGTCCAAGGCATGATGGTGGGATTTGTAGGGACCTTGTTAGGGCTTCTGGGGGGGCTTCTGTTGGCATCGAATGCAACGACGATTGTTAATGCCCTGCAATCCTTCTTCAATACACAAATCCTGTCTTCAAATATCTATTTTGTGGATTATCTCCCTTCAAAAATTATGTTCAGTGATTTGTGGCAAATATGTGCTATGGCGATGTTAATGAGCTTTGTTGCGACGATTTATCCAGCCTGGCGTGCCTCAAAAACGGTTATAGCGGAGGCCTTGCATTATGAGTAA